In Trichocoleus desertorum NBK24, the following are encoded in one genomic region:
- a CDS encoding penicillin-binding protein 1A, translating into MSSNTIGQKPSTHPAPALHFVQAVAKVTGGTLLGITMLSSSVLAGGLVGLAISFRNLPDVRVLRSYVPTETTHIYDIKGKLLSSIHGEANREVVPLDKVSPELKRAVIAIEDSHFYSHHGINPIGVVRAFMANLEQGRTVEGGSTLTMQLVKNLFLSPKRAFSRKVAEGVLALRLEQILGKDQILEMYLNQVYWGHNTYGIETASESYFGKHASELNLAESAMMAGLIQAPENYSPFVNYKLAKQRQLTVLRRMRDLQWITPQEEEAARKQPLKLGQITSFQSSNMPYVTEAVVQELTKRFGRDAVLKGGMRVQTTIDTKLQRIAEDTVTRGHYRLSYLADQMALVAVDPRTHFVKAMVGGVDYKKSQYNRAVQALRQPGSAFKPFVYYAALASGKYGPDSTVYDSPVSYPDGYEYYSPQNYDGTFAGAMSIRRALEMSRNIPAVKLGQEIGLNKVIEICRTLGIKSPMEPVVSLPLGSVDLTPLEMAGSYATFANNGWHSETTFIAQVTDSGGNLLLDNTPKPQLVLDPWAAASLNSVLQGVVERGTGTAARIGRPAAGKTGTTSSERDIWFVGYVPQLSVAVWVGNDNYSPLGYGATGGTLVAPIWRDFMEQALQGVPAQSFRPASDFDRP; encoded by the coding sequence GTGTCATCTAACACTATTGGACAGAAGCCATCGACCCACCCAGCACCTGCGTTGCATTTTGTGCAGGCAGTAGCCAAAGTTACGGGCGGAACCCTCCTAGGGATCACGATGCTATCCAGCTCTGTGCTAGCTGGGGGGTTGGTTGGTTTAGCGATTAGCTTCCGTAATCTACCCGACGTCCGTGTCCTTCGTAGCTACGTTCCCACCGAAACTACCCACATCTATGACATTAAGGGCAAGCTGCTGTCCAGTATTCATGGAGAAGCGAACCGAGAAGTTGTCCCCTTAGACAAAGTTTCTCCAGAATTAAAGCGAGCTGTCATCGCTATTGAAGACAGTCACTTCTACTCACACCACGGCATTAACCCCATCGGGGTCGTGCGGGCCTTCATGGCTAACTTGGAGCAGGGCAGAACCGTGGAAGGGGGTTCTACCTTGACCATGCAGTTGGTCAAAAACCTGTTTCTGTCTCCCAAACGGGCTTTTAGCCGCAAAGTGGCAGAGGGAGTTCTAGCTCTACGGCTGGAGCAGATCTTGGGCAAAGACCAGATTCTAGAAATGTACTTGAATCAGGTTTATTGGGGCCATAACACCTATGGGATTGAAACTGCCTCCGAAAGCTATTTTGGCAAGCATGCTTCTGAGCTAAACCTGGCCGAATCTGCCATGATGGCAGGGTTAATTCAGGCTCCAGAAAACTACAGTCCCTTTGTGAACTACAAGCTGGCTAAGCAGCGCCAACTGACTGTGCTACGCCGCATGCGAGATTTGCAATGGATTACTCCTCAAGAGGAAGAAGCTGCCCGTAAGCAACCGCTGAAGTTAGGACAGATTACCTCTTTCCAATCCAGCAATATGCCTTATGTGACTGAGGCTGTGGTTCAAGAATTGACCAAACGCTTTGGTCGAGATGCGGTGCTCAAGGGTGGTATGCGGGTGCAGACTACGATTGACACCAAGCTTCAGCGAATTGCTGAGGATACAGTAACTCGCGGGCACTATCGCCTCTCCTACCTCGCCGATCAAATGGCGCTAGTCGCGGTTGACCCTAGGACTCACTTCGTCAAAGCGATGGTAGGTGGGGTCGATTACAAGAAGAGCCAGTACAATCGAGCAGTGCAAGCCCTGAGACAGCCAGGTTCTGCGTTTAAACCATTTGTTTACTATGCTGCCTTAGCCTCTGGCAAGTATGGCCCTGACTCGACTGTTTATGACTCGCCTGTCAGCTATCCAGATGGCTACGAATACTATTCGCCTCAGAACTACGATGGTACCTTTGCTGGGGCGATGAGTATTCGTCGGGCCTTAGAAATGTCACGAAATATTCCAGCTGTGAAGCTGGGCCAGGAAATTGGCCTAAATAAGGTCATTGAAATTTGTCGGACATTAGGGATTAAGAGCCCAATGGAGCCTGTGGTTTCTTTACCCCTGGGTTCGGTTGACTTGACCCCCCTAGAAATGGCAGGTTCTTATGCCACCTTTGCTAATAATGGTTGGCATTCCGAAACCACCTTTATTGCCCAAGTGACGGATAGTGGCGGCAATTTGCTGTTAGACAATACTCCTAAGCCTCAGTTAGTGCTTGATCCGTGGGCCGCAGCCTCTCTCAATAGTGTGTTACAGGGGGTCGTTGAGCGAGGAACGGGGACAGCGGCCCGTATAGGCCGACCTGCTGCTGGTAAGACAGGCACCACTTCTTCCGAGCGGGATATTTGGTTTGTGGGCTATGTGCCGCAACTGTCAGTGGCAGTTTGGGTGGGAAATGACAACTATTCGCCTCTAGGTTATGGAGCTACAGGAGGAACCTTGGTGGCTCCGATCTGGCGTGACTTTATGGAACAGGCGCTTCAGGGAGTGCCCGCACAGAGTTTCCGACCTGCTTCTGATTTTGATCGGCCTTAA
- the tyrS gene encoding tyrosine--tRNA ligase codes for MTSFEASRVEPSLGWLYRGTNEIFPNRADSTDPDENLVQRLTQADRPLRIKFGIDPTGAEIHLGHSIPVRKLRAFQDAGHTAVLIIGDFTAQIGDPTGKSEVRRQLTPADVAQNAQTYLDQVRPILDFDTPGRLEIRYNSEWLAKLDLSKIVDLLSTMTVGQMLAKEGFAERYERGNPIYLHEFLYPLMQGYDSVAVQSDVELGGTDQKFNIAVGRDLQRHFGQAPQFGLLMPILIGTDGAQKMSKSLGNYIGLLEDPLTMYSKLEKVPDALFPQYLELLTDRSLDELPENPRDRQKHLALDVVGQYHGSEAALAAQKAALDLIGGGTTQGNAVREFSLADIQFPAKLFYLVSASGLCKTSSEARRQIQGGAVRLEGDRLDQADLTFDSADELHGRVLQLGKKNFVRLVL; via the coding sequence ATGACCTCTTTTGAAGCATCTCGCGTTGAGCCTAGCCTCGGATGGCTATATCGGGGGACGAATGAAATATTCCCGAATCGAGCTGACAGCACGGACCCAGATGAAAACTTAGTTCAACGCCTAACCCAAGCGGACAGGCCATTGCGGATTAAGTTTGGTATCGACCCCACAGGAGCCGAAATTCATCTAGGGCACAGCATTCCTGTACGAAAGCTGCGAGCCTTTCAGGATGCTGGGCACACTGCTGTTTTGATTATCGGGGATTTCACCGCTCAAATTGGCGATCCAACGGGCAAGTCTGAGGTGCGCCGACAGCTAACGCCAGCAGACGTAGCTCAAAATGCTCAAACTTATCTCGATCAAGTCCGACCCATTCTCGACTTTGACACACCAGGTCGCTTAGAGATTCGCTACAACTCGGAGTGGCTTGCCAAGCTAGATTTGTCCAAGATTGTGGACTTGCTCTCAACTATGACCGTGGGGCAAATGCTGGCTAAAGAAGGCTTTGCCGAACGCTACGAACGGGGTAATCCAATTTATCTGCATGAATTCCTCTATCCCTTGATGCAGGGCTACGACTCGGTAGCAGTGCAATCAGATGTGGAGCTAGGGGGCACCGATCAGAAATTCAATATTGCCGTAGGTCGGGACTTGCAGCGCCACTTTGGTCAAGCGCCTCAGTTTGGTTTGTTGATGCCGATTTTGATTGGAACTGATGGGGCGCAGAAAATGTCTAAGTCTTTGGGCAACTACATTGGCTTGCTCGAAGACCCCCTGACTATGTACTCGAAGCTAGAAAAAGTACCGGATGCGCTGTTCCCTCAGTACTTAGAACTGCTGACCGATCGCTCCTTAGACGAGCTGCCCGAAAATCCGCGCGATCGCCAGAAGCATTTGGCCCTAGATGTCGTGGGACAGTACCACGGGTCGGAAGCTGCTCTTGCCGCGCAAAAAGCGGCTTTAGATTTGATTGGGGGAGGCACCACTCAAGGAAATGCGGTTCGAGAGTTTTCTTTAGCAGACATCCAGTTTCCCGCTAAGCTGTTCTATTTAGTCAGTGCTAGCGGTCTCTGCAAAACCAGCTCGGAAGCGCGGCGGCAAATTCAGGGAGGGGCTGTGAGGTTAGAGGGCGATCGCTTGGATCAAGCAGACCTCACCTTCGACTCAGCCGACGAGTTGCACGGACGGGTGCTACAGCTCGGCAAAAAGAACTTTGTCCGTCTTGTACTGTGA
- the pyrF gene encoding orotidine-5'-phosphate decarboxylase, protein MSVSERIIVPLDVPTEAAAIALVDRLPQVSFWKVGLELFVSSGPGILTALKEREKRIFLDLKLHDIPNTMAGACRAAAKYGVDLLTVHATAGKTALEASQAAAEAGAIAAELPEPNLIAVTLLTSLSSRMLAFELKVPLELPEFALQMALLAQESGLAGAVCSPQEAEQLRRTCGDDFLLVCPGVRPTWAEAGDQKRAMTPAEALQAGASYLVIGRPITAAPDPEAAFTRICDELAGVA, encoded by the coding sequence ATGTCAGTTTCAGAACGAATTATTGTGCCCCTAGATGTGCCCACCGAGGCAGCGGCGATCGCGCTAGTGGATCGCTTGCCTCAGGTCAGTTTTTGGAAGGTGGGTTTGGAGCTTTTCGTCAGTAGTGGCCCAGGCATCCTCACTGCCCTGAAAGAGCGAGAAAAACGCATTTTTTTAGATCTAAAGCTGCACGACATCCCCAATACAATGGCTGGAGCTTGTCGAGCTGCCGCTAAATATGGCGTAGATTTGCTGACCGTTCATGCCACAGCCGGAAAAACCGCGCTAGAAGCATCTCAAGCAGCCGCTGAAGCAGGCGCGATCGCAGCGGAACTCCCTGAACCCAACTTGATTGCAGTCACTCTTCTGACCAGCCTGTCATCACGGATGCTGGCCTTTGAGCTAAAGGTGCCTTTAGAGCTGCCAGAATTCGCCTTACAGATGGCTCTACTAGCCCAAGAGAGCGGCTTAGCAGGAGCAGTTTGTTCTCCTCAAGAAGCTGAGCAACTACGGCGAACGTGCGGTGATGATTTCCTCCTAGTCTGCCCTGGGGTGCGTCCGACTTGGGCAGAAGCAGGGGATCAAAAAAGAGCCATGACCCCAGCTGAGGCTTTACAGGCAGGAGCTAGCTACCTCGTGATTGGTCGTCCGATTACGGCTGCCCCTGACCCAGAAGCCGCCTTTACCCGAATTTGTGATGAGTTGGCTGGCGTAGCGTGA